The Fusobacterium varium genome contains the following window.
TTTTTTAGGACTATATCTAAACCTTTAGTAAATAGCCCTATTAATTTAGCCCACATTATCATCACTCCATTAACTCAAAGTGTCCACCATCATATGATCCTCGCTCGATCTCATCATCATATCTATCATTCATATTCCAGTCACCACCCCATCTTGCTTTTATTCCTAGTTCCTTAGCAACTGCTTTTAATACATTAGCAACCTTTTCAAAGTCTTTTAAGTTTTCCCAACCATGAAAAGGATAAGGTATAAAGTCAAATGCCTTACTTGGATTTAAGCAATGCTTAGATTTATTAGTCCATGAAGTGCCTTTTTTTCTGTTTTCTTCTGCCTCTTCCTGTGTTCTCATCCCATCTATCACTGTAAAATCTATTCTTTTTATAGCCTCTTTAGCTATTCTTTGAAGTCTATCATCACACTCAGAAAGATTTTTTAAACTTCTTTTGCTGAATTTATACATTTAATCACTCTCCTTATTTGTAAAATAAAACCTTTCCTACATAAAACATTCCACTACTAGGAACTATATAATTTCCACTTTTACTGAATGTTAATGAGTTTCTTTCAGTAGCTCTAAATGATTTTCCGTCATTAGACTCTAGTCCGTAATAAGGTCCAAAAGTTAAAACACAAAAATTATAATCCAATAAGTCATCAGGGATTTTCCATTTTTGTGCTGTTCCAGTATAGGTAACAATTCTATATGTTCCTCTACCCTCTAAGGCTGTTATCCTACTATTCAAATCACTCATTTTAATTGGAGTAACTCTTCCAGTACCTTCTAATGTTCTTACTTTCTCGTTGATTCCATTCAAAGTGGTAGCCATTAAAACCACCACCCTTTTTTATTTTTTAGGAGATTATAGCTCCCCCCCCCCCGTTTAATTTTTTGTTAGGTTTTAACATATTTACATCACCTCATTAAAACATTTAACATCTGATATTTCATTTATCTTTGATATAAAGTCTTGTTTATTTAACTTTACATTAGGACTACTTGCTTTTAATTGTGCCTCTACTGTGAATATAGCTTGTACAAATGTTGCTCCATCTATTCTTAACTTT
Protein-coding sequences here:
- a CDS encoding M15 family metallopeptidase, encoding MYKFSKRSLKNLSECDDRLQRIAKEAIKRIDFTVIDGMRTQEEAEENRKKGTSWTNKSKHCLNPSKAFDFIPYPFHGWENLKDFEKVANVLKAVAKELGIKARWGGDWNMNDRYDDEIERGSYDGGHFELME